One window from the genome of Hydractinia symbiolongicarpus strain clone_291-10 chromosome 1, HSymV2.1, whole genome shotgun sequence encodes:
- the LOC130615584 gene encoding uncharacterized protein C05D11.13-like, whose translation IDDVSLARRRLAQRVASLRCTETVDHANGRRHNDAVRQAAVLNAKSIEQAANRRTQNAERQAAARSLENTDDAANRRARDADRQAAARRLENTDHAANRRVQNAERQAAASQLENPHQAANRRARDADRQDAARRLENPDQAANRRARDATRQVIARQRQKLQIEDKQMHNEMLQFVLAEMPHTMMLHVNMYCLMCII comes from the coding sequence ATTGATGATGTTTCCTTAGCTAGACGTAGACTTGCACAACGTGTTGCGTCTTTGCGTTGTACTGAAACTGTTGACCATGCCAACGGCAGGCGTCATAATGATGCTGTAAGGCAGGCAGCAGTTCTTAATGCTAAAAGTATTGAGCAAGCTGCCAATAGGCGTACTCAAAATGCTGAAAGGCAAGCTGCTGCACGTTCTTTAGAAAATACTGATGACGCTGCCAATAGACGTGCTCGAGATGCTGACAGGCAAGCTGCTGCACGTCGTTTAGAAAATACTGATCATGCTGCTAATCGACGTGTTCAAAATGCTGAAAGGCAAGCTGCTGCAAGTCAGTTAGAAAATCCTCATCAGGCTGCCAATAGACGTGCTCGAGATGCTGACAGGCAAGATGCTGCACGTCGTTTAGAAAACCCTGATCAGGCTGCCAATAGACGTGCTCGAGATGCTACAAGGCAAGTTATTGCTCGACAAAGGCAAAAGTTGCAAATAGAAGACAAGCAAATGCACAACGAAATGTTGCAGTTCGTGCTCGCAGAAATGCCCCATACTATGATGTTGCACGTCAACATGTATTGCCTAATGTGTATTATTTAG